Proteins from one Aspergillus nidulans FGSC A4 chromosome VIII genomic window:
- a CDS encoding nucleolar and coiled-body phosphoprotein 1 family protein (transcript_id=CADANIAT00002232) — MAAHSKKSSVKGEKKAKATKDTILPANLISAISAFLSEHGFSSTSAAFTKELAKKSISASKKSDVPSLLEIFQSWESQLNRKNVPSSSSSASSDSDADSSSDSDSSDSDVEMSEAPKVQRRRSSSTSSSSSSSSASSSSSSSSSSSSSSDSDADDEDEDEAALAPGPAAKGVKRKAESSASSSGSDSEETPKAKKTKLTSKAEESSSSSSESSSDSSSDSDSDSDSSSSSESESESESDASHSSSSSSSSDSSDSSSDSSSDSSSDSSSDSSSESESDAAKKADKKALKAATETPLPPSDSSSSGSSDSSSSSGEESSSTSRTLQNSEAEATQKPAATSEASVSSSASPAPRNGNGNGKKNHTGTRPTPLAALSELPHNHPSNQYVPYAYAEKAYKDLSVTRGKGFTKEKNKKKRGSYRGGPIDISGGKSFKFED; from the exons ATGGCTGCTCACAGTAAAAAGAGCTCTGTgaagggggaaaagaag GCGAAGGCCACGAAAGATACTATACTGCCTGCGAATCTGATCTCGGCGATTTCAGCTTTCCTATCCGAACATGGGTTTTCCTCCACGAGCGCCGCCTTTACCAAAGAGCTGGCAAAAAAGTCGATTAGTGCAAGCAAAAAGTCCGAtgttccttctcttttaGAGATCTTCCAGAGTTGGGAGTCTCAACTGAACCGCAAGAATGTTCCAAGTTCTAGCAGCTCAGCAAGCAGTGACAGTGATGCCGACAGTTCCTCTGACTCTGATTCGTCCGACTCTGATGTGGAGATGTCTGAAGCACCGAAGGTTCAGCGCAGGAGGTCCTCGTCaacgtcctcgtcctcctcttcctcctcggcctcttcgtcgtcttcctcttcttcctcatcttcgagctcctccgATAGTGacgctgatgatgaggacgaggatgaggcaGCCCTCGCTCCCGGCCCTGCCGCGAAGGGCGTTAAGCGCAAAGCGGAATCgagcgcttcttcctctggctcTGACTCCGAAGAAACtccaaaggcgaagaaaacCAAGTTGACATCGAAGGCTGAAGAGTCCTCTTCATCTAGTAGTGAGAGCTCATCCGATTCCAGCTCAGACTCTGattcagactcagactcTTCGTCAAgttccgagtccgagtccgagtccgagtccgatgCTTCTCAcagctcctcttcaagctcttcttccgaTTCCTCGGATTCCTCCTCGGATTCCTCATCTGATTCCTCATCTGATTCTTCGTCTGATTCTTCGTCTGAATCCGAATCGGACGCCGCCAAGAAAGCCGACAAGAAGGCTCTCAAGGCTGCCACCGAGACACCCCTGCCGCCCTCCGACTCAAGCTCCAGCGGCTCCTCGGactcctcgtcgtcctctggagaagagtcctccagcaccagccgCACCCTCCAGAACTCGGAGGCTGAAGCCACCCAAAAGCCCGCCGCTACATCGGAAGCCTCAGTCTCCTCCAGTGCCAGCCCAGCTCCCAGAAATGGCAATGGTAACGGCAAGAAAAACCACACCGGCACCCGTCCTACACCTCTAGCCGCTCTCAGCGAACTCCCTCATAACCACCCCTCCAATCAGTACGTGCCGTACGCGTACGCGGAAAAGGCTTACAAGGATCTTTCGGTCACACGTGGCAAGGGCTTcaccaaggagaagaacaagaagaagcgtGGCTCGTACCGCGGTGGCCCTATTGACATCTCTGGCGGCAAGTCATTCAAGTTTGAGGATTGA
- a CDS encoding F-box/WD repeat-containing protein (transcript_id=CADANIAT00002233) — protein sequence MLLSELPPEIIYAIATHLPTANDFICLARTCRRLHKVIASGDWSIFRVFVKSRFYNIPTPPFWKDAAQALTSRSRALDRHAIIGRFVTRPLNAEQLGGSSQATRGDNPTHGYRPAIDSYEIWNGSSWHDRREVLAWSAAHELVLQIRQHGSQRLERSFIFNDLEHISSHDDICGLHLLRPGHYAKRQDWEHMMLGRMRGELVHLAIAPESHTYELRQKFQTFGLELERTDMSDDPESILAAHLSNGTIALYSTTTGEAEVQPFGRLHVDAGSPARYKSSRFLSSDRLAVATGRPEDAIAVFTISQGRLTVEHSLSADFLGSPALTGFAKRSTVTAIAPLTGQTGNSIGNTFLAAWGDGAVRLHDLRSHKPYEGLYIDIADQNPVYCIHPYGHDRFVVGAGGDAVVKIFDIRMPSTYDYNPARRQSSSSRPKGRTTLPTSSAHPSKDLSIFLSLNPPTTRNDSVSRYARHRYRGPIYTMSSPSLLSPTIYTGIAGGVVRLDFASTDDLTGTHKTWYRDSIDLDINCNANIRENYANNIIELSGYERPDSRDTTTCSKLRSQVPFGAVDDQHIANELTTGWDRRWKPLEAPGAWRRRDF from the exons ATGCTTCTCTCAGAATTGCCTCCAGAGATCATCTATGCAATTGCGACCCATCTGCCTACTGCGAATGATTTTATATGTCTGGCGCGAACATGTCGCCGGCTGCATAAGGTCATTGCTAGCGGCGACTGGAGCATATTCAGAGTCTTTGTAAAGAGTCGATTCTACAACATACCTACACCACCTTTTTGGAAGGATGCGGCCCAGGCCCTCACTTCTCGTTCTAGAGCGTTAGACAGACATGCAATTATCGGCCGATTTGTCACTCGTCCTTTGAATGCAGAGCAATTAGGCGGATCATCTCAGGCTACTCGAGGTGACAACCCTACCCATGGATATCGACCCGCTATCGACTCGTATGAAATCTGGAATGGATCGAGCTGGCATGACCGGCGTGAAGTGTTGGCGTGGAGCGCTGCGCATGAATTGGTGTTGCAGATCCGACAGCATGGATCCCAGCGACTGGAAAGATCGTTTATCTTCAATGATCTAGAGCACATCAGCAGCCATGATGACATCTGCGGGCTCCATCTCTTGCGACCCGGACACTATGCGAAACGCCAGGATTGGGAGCACATGATGCTTGGTCGAATGCGTGGCGAACTTGTTCACCTTGCAATTGCACCAGAGAGTCATACTTATGAGCTTAGACAAAAGTTCCAAACATTCGGCCTGGAACTTGAACGGACCGATATGAGTGACGATCCAGAGTCGATACTCGCAGCACATTTGAGTAATGGGACAATAGCGCTCTACAGTACAACCACAGGAGAGGCAGAGGTTCAACCATTCGGACGTCTTCATGTCGATGCCGGGAGTCCTGCACGTTACAAGAGCTCCAGGTTTCTCTCCTCAGACCGCTTGGCTGTGGCGACGGGACGCCCAGAAGATGCAATCGCCGTCTTTACGATCTCGCAAGGACGATTGACGGTTGAGCACTCATTATCGGCCGATTTTCTAGGCTCGCCGGCCTTAACTGGATTCGCTAAAAGATCAACCGTTACTGCAATAGCGCCGCTCACTGGACAGACCGGAAATTCCATAGGCAATACCTTCCTTGCAGCCTGGGGGGATGGCGCAGTCCG ACTTCATGACCTACGCTCTCACAAGCCATACGAAGGGCTTTACATAGACATAGCGGACCAGAACCCCGTATACTGCATCCACCCGTACGGGCACGATCGATTCGTCGTCGGCGCAGGGGGCGACGCAGTTGTCAAGATATTCGATATTCGAATGCCCTCTACCTACGACTACAACCCTGCAAGACGACAATCATCTTCTAGCCGGCCTAAAGGTCGAACTACACTCCCCACATCTTCGGCGCACCCAAGCAAAGACCTCTCTATTTTCCTTTCTCTAAACCCGCCCACGACGCGCAATGACAGCGTCTCTCGGTACGCTAGGCACCGCTACCGCGGTCCAATATATACTATgtcttccccttctctcttATCGCCAACAATATACACAGGTATCGCCGGAGGGGTTGTGCGACTCGACTTCGCGTCTACAGACGACTTAACCGGTACTCATAAAACTTGGTACCGCGACTCCATAGACCTGGACATAAATTGCAACGCAAATATCAGAGAAAACTATGCCAACAATATCATTGAGCTGTCTGGCTATGAGAGGCCAGATAGTAGGGATACAACCACCTGTTCGAAATTGAGGTCCCAGGTGCCTTttggagctgttgatgaTCAGCACATCGCGAATGAGCTGACGACGGGCTGGGATAGGAGGTGGAAGCCGCTGGAGGCACCTGGTGCTTGGAGACGTCGGGACTTCTAA
- a CDS encoding protein CYP578C1 (transcript_id=CADANIAT00002234), whose protein sequence is MEVPVFAWIVPIMLGLTLLYEFVIYPAFLSPLSKLPNAHWTAPISPAWILWKRFRGQNNRTIHAAHERLGSIVRLAPSEISINCVDGGIKSVYTGGFDKHEWYPRVFGSFGTVSMFTMTGSKAHSTRKRMLSNIYSKSYLQSSRHLQLISKTIIFDRLLPILQAAASSKTDTDVHDLNQGLTMDFVSAYLFGLANGTNFLQNAEYRREMLRLYQCRKPYEFYHQEVPNILALLKKIGIRLIPKWCDDANRILDSWGLELCDKAEASVASSDLSVEPVVYKHLKQAISKQAPLKIDDQKLYADYLEQQRLDIACEMYDHLTAGHETSAVVLTYLMWELSQHIEVQKDLHKELLTLQPRIAPRCLSGHAELPSPKSIDSLPFLEAILTETLRLHASIPGIQPRVTPTPTCTLVGYDNIPPNTRVNAQAYSLHRNPEVFPDPETWEPKRWLKDCNKPSELEERKRWFWAFGSGGRMCVGSNLALQEMKLVIAAIYTNFRTTIVNDDGIEAIDAYTVKPKGEKLILRFEYI, encoded by the exons ATGGAGGTGCCAGTGTTCGCCTGGATAGTTCCCATTATGTTGGGCCTAACTCTCCTCTACGAGTTTGTGATCTATCCTGCTTTTCTGTCGCCATTGTCTAAACTTCCAAATGCGCATTGGACGGCTCCAATATCGCCAGCCTGGATTCTCTGGAAGCGGTTTCGCGGCCAGAATAACCGCACCATCCACGCTGCCCATGAACGGCTAGGGTCAATCGTCAGACTGGCGCCCTCGGAGATTTCCATCAATTGTGTCGATGGAGGTATAAAGTCGGTATATACAGGCGGCTTCGACAAACATGAATGGTACCCGCGGGTCTTTGGCTCTTTTGG GACCGTCAGTATGTTCACCATGACCGGTAGCAAAGCTCATTCGACCCGGAAAAGGATGCTGTCCAATATCTACAGTAAATCCTACTTGCAATCGTCTCGCCACCTGCAGCTTATATCCAAAACCATCATTTTTGACCGGCTTCTGCCGattcttcaagcagcagcctcGTCTAAGACGGATACCGATGTCCATGACCTCAACCAAGGACTGACCATGGACTTTGTCTCGGCCTATCTATTTGGGCTGGCTAATGGTACTAACTTCCTTCAGAACGCGGAGTACAGGCGCGAGATGTTGCGCCTTTATCAATGCAGAAAGCCGTATGAATTCTATCATCAAGAAGTCCCAAATATTTTAGCTCTACTGAAAAAAATCGGTATTCGCTTAATTCCCAAATGGTGCGATGATGCGAATCGGATTCTCGATTCCTGGGGCCTGGAGCTCTGTGATAAAGCAGAAGCATCTGTTGCTTCATCAGACCTTAGTGTCGAGCCGGTTGTATACAAGCACCTCAAACAAGCCATTTCAAAACAAGCCCCGCTCAAGATAGACGATCAAAAATTATACGCAGATTATCTTGAGCAACAGAGGCTCGACATCGCATGTGAGATGTATGATCACCTCACAGCAGGCCACGAGACCAGCGCTGTCGTTCTGACATACCTTATGTGGGAACTCTCCCAACATATAGAAGTACAGAAAGACCTTCACAAGGAGCTTCTTACACTACAACCAAGGATAGCTCCTCGTTGTCTGTCTGGTCATGCCGAGTTGCCGTCGCCGAAATCCATTGACTCGCTACCTTTTCTAGAGGCAATACTCACAGAAACTTTACGACTCCACGCTTCAATTCCAGGCATACAACCTCGAGTTACACCGACGCCGACATGCACGCTTGTTGGGTATGACAATATACCCCCGAATACCAGAGTAAACGCACAGGCCtattctcttcatcgaaATCCGGAGGTATTTCCAGACCCTGAGACATGGGAGCCGAAGCGATGGCTCAAAGACTGCAATAAACCTTCCGAACTggaggaaagaaagcgaTGGTTTTGGGCGTTCGGGAGCGGTGGACGGATGTGTGTGGGAAGTAATCTGGCTTTACAAG AGATGAAGTTGGTCATCGCCGCCATCTATACAAACTTCCGAACCACTATCGTCAACGATGACGGTATAGAAGCAATTGATGCTTACACGGTCAAACCGAAGGGAGAAAAATTGATTCTCAGGTTTGAGTATATATAG
- a CDS encoding mitochondrial 37S ribosomal protein mS37 (transcript_id=CADANIAT00002235) → MPPKGVSTRLNPVRLNSITHLRVRDTGSKQTTPCAAVMSAMLNCWASAGQSEGCFALEQQLRECMDTHKTTGTKRNAINYHLMRMYPKVVGPKKKKT, encoded by the exons ATGCCTCCCAAAGGTGTCTCGACCCGCCTCAACCCGGTCCGCCTGAACTCGATCACTCACCTCCGCGTGCGCGATACGGGTTCAAAGCAGACGACCCCCTGCGCGGCTGTTATGTCCGCTATGTTGA ATTGCTGGGCGTCAGCAGGTCAATCGGAGGGATGCTTTGCTCTGGAGCAGCAATTGAGGGAGTGTATGGACACACAT AAAACTACGGGCACGAAGAGGAACGCCATCAACTATCACCTCATGCGAATGTATCCTAAGGTTGTGGgtccgaagaagaagaagacgtaA
- a CDS encoding DnaJ family domain-containing protein (transcript_id=CADANIAT00002236), protein MTAKCSASYRITKALARYPAVQTQTRRGFSAAPRRQDAAKAAENDKQPEARNEDKREEGAMSRRLSEMAEQAFLEGGRSARKNLSQAGFSEELKKELEERVAAATFKSEHAAAHSIVNMPESAGQGTRDIAGAAPWTGTESTHDVTLRMLDDSKKPLRTPYKIPQPHQPGPIDTRLTPKPPRHPGLRIADAKERTATYTLSKSEGVTETEREAMRREMRERFTPGARPMPATLQGLASLANERIEDAVARGQFDKIKRGKGVGTQTDYNANSAFIDTTEYFMNKIIQKQEIVPPWIEKQQELAREIDRFRQRLRVEWRRHAARVIASQGGSLETQMRKAEAYAAAEARHTARLELEKAFNDTKSSNNNTSTKNNVPTSPPASDPSSTETLHLPPLRDSQYISNERSFLELSVKTINALARSYNLQAPPVAQKPYLNLERELESCYADVAPSLADEIKRRATEKVRQPSYTGAKTASVLSHLATSQTARVYDEDESKGYGFKQFWQDLFSKK, encoded by the exons ATGACGGCCAAATGCTCGGCTTCTTATAGAATCACCAAGGCTCTCGCGCGGTACCCAGCAGTCCAGACCCAAACCCGGCGAGGATTCTCAGCGGCTCCCCGACGGCAAGATGCGGCAAAAGCAGCCGAAAATGATAAGCAACCAGAGGCAAGAAATGAAgacaaaagagaagagggcgcGATGAGTCGGCGTCTCTCAGAGATGGCAGAGCAAGCCTTTCTCGAAGGAGGTCGGTCAGCACGCAAGAACCTCTCGCAGGCGGGGTTCTCggaggagctcaagaaggagcttgaggagaGGGTAGCGGCGGCGACATTCAAAAGCGAACATGCGGCTGCACATTCTATTGTTAACATGCCA GAAAGCGCCGGTCAGGGAACCCGCGACATTGCTGGCGCCGCACCCTGGACCGGCACAGAGAGTACACACGATGTGACATTGCGGATGCTCGATGATTCCAAGAAACCTCTCCGCACGCCTTACAAAATCCCCCAACCGCACCAACCGGGCCCCATAGACACTCGGCTCACACCCAAGCCGCCCCGCCACCCTGGCCTGCGCATCGCCGATGCAAAAGAACGGACAGCAACATACACCTTGAGCAAAAGCGAAGGGGTCACCGAAACCGAACGGGAAGCCATGCGGCGTGAAATGCGCGAGCGCTTTACACCAGGCGCACGACCCATGCCAGCAACACTCCAAGGTCTCGCATCATTAGCCAATGAACGGATAGAAGACGCTGTAGCGCGTGGTCAATTTGATAAAATCAAGCGCGGGAAGGGCGTGGGAACACAGACGGACTACAACGCTAATTCCGCTTTCATCGATACAACCGAATACTTCATGAATAAAATTATCCAGAAGCAGGAGATCGTTCCGCCCTGGatcgagaagcagcaggaacttGCGAGAGAGATAGATCGGTTCCGACAGCGTTTGAGAGTTGAGTGGAGACGGCATGCAGCGAGAGTGATAGCCAGCCAAGGAGGGTCGTTGGAGACGCAGATGCGTAAGGCGGAGGCATACGCGGCTGCAGAGGCGCGGCATACCGCTCGACTCGAGCTAGAGAAAGCCTTCAATGATACTAAGTCTTCAAACAACAATACCAGTACCAAGAATAATGTTCCAACTTCCCCTCCAGCCTCAGATCCTTCCTCAACGGAAACTCTCCACCTACCACCCCTGCGCGACTCGCAATACATTTCCAACGAACGCTCATTCCTTGAACTTTCGGTTAAAACAATCAACGCACTAGCCCGCTCCTACAACCTGCAAGCCCCACCGGTAGCGCAAAAGCCTTATCTCAATCTCGAGCGTGAACTGGAGTCGTGCTATGCGGATGTGGCGCCGAGTTTAGCAGATGAGATCAAACGCCGTGCTACGGAGAAAGTACGGCAACCTTCATATACCGGGGCAAAGACGGCTAGTGTACTTAGTCATCTGGCTACGTCTCAGACGGCCAGGGTgtatgatgaggatgaatcGAAGGGGTATGGTTTCAAGCAGTTCTGGCAGGATCTGTTTTCGAAGAAATGA
- a CDS encoding uncharacterized protein (transcript_id=CADANIAT00002237), with protein sequence MPFSIYSAGFIAALTGLAQALPTATTPSIGDLTSASTSTVPELPQISSSTGSPSGSSFIGLAGSNELDLGDDEELPELESSFIAGSLQHLNNANDEWDNSDSDSDSGLPSGSSFMGFAGSSELDLGDSEERPEFDSSFLLGSLQNFESNDRQARSDSGPIPTSGTSFIGFADSNDLDLGDKDELPENESSFLLGSLQTSNQDEEENN encoded by the exons ATGCCTTTCTCCATCTATTCCGCCGGCTTTATCGCGGCCCTTACAGGCCTCGCCCAAGCTCTGCCCACGGCCACCACGCCCTCAATCGGCGACCTTACGTCCGCCAGCACCTCTACGGTCCCTGAACTCCCCCAAATTTCAT CTTCT ACCGGCTCCCCCTCCGGCTCAAGTTTCATAGGATTGGCCGGCAGCAACGAGCTCGATcttggcgatgatgaagagctcCCCGAGCTGGAATCTAGTTTCATCGCCGGCAGCCTCCAGCACCTCAACAACGCAAACGACGAATGGGATAACTCCGACTCGGACTCCGACTCGGGTTTGCCTTCGGGGTCGAGTTTCATGGGCTTCGCTGGCAGCAGCGAACTTGATCTCGGTGACTCGGAGGAGCGTCCTGAGTTTGACTCGAGTTTTCTCCTTGGCAGTCTCCAGAACTTCGAGAGCAATGATAGGCAAGCTAGGTCCGACTCCGGCCCTATTCCGACCTCCGGGACAAGCTTTATTGGCTTTGCTGATAGTAATGACCTCGATCTCGGAGACAAGGATGAGCTCCCTGAGAATGAGTCGAGCTTCCTTCTGGGTAGTCTCCAGACCTCCAatcaggatgaggaggagaataaCTAG
- a CDS encoding uncharacterized protein (transcript_id=CADANIAT00002238), whose translation MGKKLSVVQGVKSENYTTPGNAVNEIWVGDTELISRLPFGSSDMDQASWPTNGVPKIPWHNFIIPMKRDLETLGAYNSNLPLDFSGIARVPPDQLVCCNQRGCITDQHFTQTVFTAKLVSQDYSHLDRAILLTFCAIITLNLYRGVRRVVTGSLRYSHLVHDFMDVWYAVSFSGTATMLNIIGLGAGWWAISAWSGAHEAYQFKADDWKLMEDLMKLVLFVQMLFSVCTIIMDWLDVLRVLRRRSRRRSQNQPQWIFNVSENRMPMPQKPPAALV comes from the coding sequence ATGGGCAAAAAGCTCTCTGTTGTTCAAGGCGTTAAGTCAGAGAACTACACAACCCCAGGGAATGCCGTTAATGAGATCTGGGTTGGAGACACCGAGCTCATCTCCCGTCTCCCATTTGGCTCCAGCGACATGGATCAAGCCAGCTGGCCGACGAACGGAGTGCCAAAGATCCCCTGGCATAACTTCATCATCCCTATGAAACGAGACCTCGAGACCTTGGGCGCCTACAACTCCAACCTGCCTCTTGACTTCAGCGGCATTGCTCGCGTCCCTCCAGATCAACTGGTCTGCTGCAATCAGCGCGGGTGCATCACTGACCAACACTTCACCCAAACCGTCTTCACCGCGAAGCTCGTCAGTCAGGACTACTCACACCTCGACCGCGCTATCCTCCTGACGTTTTGCGCTATCATCACACTGAACCTGTACAGAGGGGTGAGACGGGTAGTGACCGGTTCGTTGCGTTACAGCCATCTAGTCCACGACTTTATGGACGTGTGGTATGCGGTCTCATTCTCTGGGACTGCAACAATGCTAAACATAATTGGCCTTGGAGCTGGATGGTGGGCGATCTCTGCTTGGTCGGGGGCTCATGAGGCCTACCAATTCAAGGCTGACGACTGGAAGCTCATGGAAGATTTGATGAAGCTCGTTCTGTTTGTGCAGATGTTGTTCAGTGTGTGCACTATCATCATGGACTGGCTGGACGTTCTAAGGGTCCTTCGCAGGCGTAGCCGAAGGCGAAGTCAAAATCAACCGCAGTGGATTTTCAACGTTAGTGAAAACAGAATGCCAATGCCACAAAAGCCTCCTGCGGCTCTAGTCTGA
- a CDS encoding uncharacterized protein (transcript_id=CADANIAT00002239) codes for MLPFVILASSGNLVQRDSDNLLNRPQELDEPLLAVQIGGIVGAYVIFVAIILTLLLVVGRRLRRTVQSSNYTLQVEMMKPKHPPIAASATATKSNAAFNSVDPSPVTPTNKSHGFRSWTSLTKGQHSRSNNGSVATIDHESVVAADRRRNQDQMEMLYAAVMEHDERRAAATASPVSPTDDVSLKDLSPRSPTSYQNANPFSDYAARVPEDKPLPPHPHQQPQPQYHHPPAPAVTAASPPTSPGGRSRTSRLSRISNLSLFHSNREGNNASHSQSGGSRIRSPRFTGRKHGHTVGINISSPLASPDPTSPHSDQIPLSPRFYNPTPPPLPPKADGPITRINTNNTTASQERQHRTPVPPPLNLQAATPTSAKAGRSSSSLPFREAYPQLLSAPPTKTTILERPEKQLSGPRTGLPTPYSPYMPFTPLTPLTPSRIVTKKQRKREGKENGLRALNEEDAVRSEDDMWGY; via the coding sequence ATGCTGCCATTCGTCATTCTAGCCTCATCTGGGAATCTCGTCCAACGTGACAGcgacaacctcctcaaccgTCCGCAAGAGCTCGATGAGCCTCTTCTCGCAGTCCAAATCGGCGGAATCGTAGGAGCGTACGTGATCTTTGTCGCTATCATCCTGACCCTACTTCTCGTTGTTGGCCGGCGTCTGCGCAGAACAGTCCAGTCGTCCAACTACACTCTGCAGGTCGAGATGATGAAGCCCAAACACCCACCAATTGCCGCAAGTGCCACAGCCACCAAATCCAATGCCGCATTCAACTCTGTCGACCCTAGCCCTGTTACTCCGACCAACAAATCGCACGGGTTCAGGTCATGGACGAGCTTGACCAAGGGCCAGCACTCTCGGTCCAACAACGGCAGCGTGGCTACCATCGATCACGAATCAGTCGTTGCGGCTGACCGGCGCAGAAACCAGGACCAGATGGAGATGCTCTATGCTGCTGTGATGGAACATGATGAGCGGCGTGCTGCTGCCACTGCTTCGCCGGTTAGTCCAACGGACGACGTCAGTCTGAAAGATCTCTCGCCAAGGTCTCCGACGAGCTATCAAAATGCAAACCCCTTCTCGGACTATGCTGCAAGGGTTCCAGAGGACAAGCCTCTGCCACCGCACCCGCACCAgcaaccacaacctcagTACCACCACCCACCCGCGCCCGCTGTCACTGCTGCTTCACCTCCCACAAGTCCCGGTGGCCGCTCACGTACTTCCCGCCTCTCACGTATCTCgaacctctccctcttccactCAAACCGCGAAGGCAACAATGCCTCGCACTCGCAATCTGGAGGTAGCAGAATCCGCTCCCCGCGCTTCACAGGCCGCAAACACGGCCACACCGTTGGCATCAACATCTCCTCCCCCTTGGCCTCTCCAGACCCTACCTCCCCACATTCCGACCAAATCCCCCTCTCCCCGCGCTTCTACAACCCCactcctcctcccctcccacCAAAAGCAGACGGCCCAATCACCCGCATAAACACCAATAACACCACGGCCTCCCAAGAACGTCAACACCGGACTCCCGTTCCGCCACCACTAAACCTGCAGGCTGCAACCCCCACAAGCGCAAAAGCGGGCCGGAGTAGTTCGTCTCTTCCCTTCCGCGAAGCTTatcctcaacttctctcTGCCCCACCCACAAAGACTACCATTCTGGAGAGGCCCGAAAAACAACTGAGCGGGCCGAGAACGGGTCTGCCGACGCCTTATAGCCCGTATATGCCGTTTACACCGCTGACGCCACTGACGCCAAGCCGTATTGtgacgaagaagcagcgCAAGCgtgaggggaaggagaatgGGCTGCGCGCTCTGaacgaggaagatgcagtTAGGAGCGAGGATGATATGTGGGGGTACTGA